A stretch of Paucidesulfovibrio gracilis DSM 16080 DNA encodes these proteins:
- a CDS encoding branched-chain amino acid ABC transporter permease: MDNAFTFFAQQMLNGLTLGGLYALIALGYTMVYGIIQLINFAHGEFFAAGGYMGVILLSYMAGAGYMDTHPWLCIGFSLVLSMVYCAMLAMAVEKVAYKPLRHSSRLSVLLSALGMSIFLQNALMLTQGVYDKAYPGGIFGAPFEVGGVIVNYMQILILALTAGLLVALNFLVFKTRVGRAMRATAQDKVMSALVGINSNRVISLTFAIGAGLAAAAGIMVGFYYGSVRFEMGFVPGIKAFAAAVLGGIGNITGAMLGGFIIGMVEIMAAAYIPYGGEYKDVCAFIILIAVLYFRPTGIMGENVDDTRV, from the coding sequence ATGGATAATGCATTCACCTTCTTCGCCCAGCAGATGCTGAACGGCCTGACACTCGGCGGACTGTATGCCCTCATCGCCTTGGGATACACCATGGTCTACGGCATCATTCAGCTCATTAACTTCGCGCATGGCGAGTTCTTCGCCGCAGGCGGTTATATGGGCGTGATCCTGCTCAGTTACATGGCGGGAGCCGGATACATGGACACCCACCCCTGGCTGTGCATTGGGTTTTCCCTTGTGCTGTCCATGGTGTATTGCGCCATGCTGGCCATGGCCGTCGAAAAAGTGGCCTATAAGCCGTTGCGTCATTCTTCCCGACTGTCCGTGTTGCTTTCGGCGCTGGGCATGTCCATCTTTTTGCAGAACGCCCTCATGCTTACCCAGGGCGTGTACGACAAAGCTTACCCCGGGGGGATTTTCGGCGCACCGTTCGAGGTGGGCGGGGTCATCGTAAATTACATGCAGATTCTCATCCTGGCGCTTACTGCCGGACTGCTCGTGGCGTTGAACTTTTTGGTTTTCAAGACCCGCGTGGGCCGGGCTATGCGCGCTACAGCGCAGGACAAGGTCATGTCCGCCCTGGTGGGCATCAACTCCAACCGGGTCATCAGCCTGACCTTTGCCATCGGCGCGGGGCTTGCCGCGGCCGCAGGCATCATGGTGGGCTTCTATTATGGCTCGGTGCGTTTTGAAATGGGGTTCGTGCCGGGAATCAAAGCCTTTGCCGCGGCTGTGCTGGGCGGCATCGGCAACATCACCGGCGCCATGCTCGGCGGCTTCATCATCGGCATGGTGGAGATCATGGCCGCAGCGTACATCCCGTATGGCGGAGAATATAAGGACGTGTGCGCCTTCATCATCCTCATTGCGGTTCTGTACTTCCGACCCACCGGCATCATGGGAGAGAATGTTGATGACACAAGGGTTTAG
- a CDS encoding branched-chain amino acid ABC transporter substrate-binding protein — translation MKRFSLMAFLGVLLLGLLLAGCGGEEKKADEAASAGQAEEALPVLKIGSISPLTGPYSADGNDIANGVRAAIDVIKAQGGLEGFSDIVLFAEDTACDPKQAVAAANKLISEEVVGVVGAYCSSSTIPASATLDPEGIFTVTPGSTSPKVTERGLQHMFRICGRDDHQAPAAVKFMTDYLEAKTIFIVDDKTTYSQGLADEVAMNCEKVGIEVLAHDHVNQGDKDYSAVLTKVRQANPDVFYISLQNSATGALMLLQAKRMGIEAQCMGQDAVFHPQLIEIAKEAAEGACLTFGYTDTTTDTYKVFQEANAEYGKVGAYSAYAYDSAMCLFNAIRAAGSTDPAKVRAAMLELDFQGASKRVKFQPNGDSGSDYVVFKVMEGKLVPFWNPRTGEPF, via the coding sequence CGAAGAAGCCCTGCCCGTGCTCAAAATCGGCTCCATCAGCCCCCTGACCGGACCGTACTCTGCCGACGGCAACGACATCGCCAACGGCGTGCGGGCGGCCATCGACGTGATCAAGGCCCAGGGCGGACTTGAAGGCTTCAGCGATATCGTCCTCTTCGCCGAGGACACCGCCTGCGATCCTAAACAGGCCGTGGCCGCCGCCAACAAGCTCATTTCCGAGGAAGTGGTCGGCGTTGTGGGGGCGTACTGCTCCAGCTCCACCATTCCGGCCTCGGCGACTCTGGATCCGGAAGGCATCTTCACCGTCACTCCCGGCTCCACCAGCCCCAAGGTCACGGAGCGCGGCCTGCAGCATATGTTCCGCATCTGCGGGCGTGACGACCACCAGGCTCCCGCCGCGGTCAAGTTCATGACCGATTATCTGGAAGCCAAAACCATCTTCATCGTTGATGACAAGACGACCTACTCCCAGGGCTTGGCCGATGAAGTGGCCATGAATTGCGAAAAGGTCGGCATTGAGGTGCTGGCTCACGATCACGTAAACCAGGGCGACAAGGACTATTCCGCGGTGCTTACCAAGGTGCGTCAGGCCAATCCGGACGTGTTCTACATTTCGCTCCAGAACTCGGCTACGGGGGCGCTCATGCTCCTGCAGGCCAAGCGTATGGGCATCGAAGCCCAGTGCATGGGCCAGGATGCGGTTTTCCATCCGCAGCTTATTGAAATCGCCAAGGAAGCGGCCGAAGGTGCCTGCCTGACCTTCGGGTATACCGATACCACCACGGACACCTATAAGGTCTTCCAGGAAGCCAATGCCGAGTACGGCAAGGTCGGTGCCTACTCCGCCTATGCATATGACTCGGCCATGTGTCTGTTCAATGCCATCCGCGCCGCCGGTTCCACTGATCCGGCCAAGGTGCGTGCCGCCATGCTGGAACTGGACTTCCAGGGCGCCTCCAAGCGAGTGAAGTTCCAGCCCAATGGAGATTCCGGTTCTGACTATGTGGTCTTCAAGGTGATGGAAGGGAAGCTCGTACCCTTCTGGAATCCGCGTACCGGCGAGCCTTTCTAG
- a CDS encoding ABC transporter permease subunit, whose protein sequence is MTQGFRKQLLYFLVALVWLFALLWPLLDIRPDGTLGFWRSFAAWSPIAVVITIIFVLYQIKQAGWLNKPFQMLESGREVVGCRLSRVPTWVWFLLIAAVFFFIPQFTERRVHDILIQVLVYICLGLGLNIVIGLCGLLDLGFIAFYGVGAYTYALLSLHYGVCFWLALPVAGFFAMIAGCIIGYPTLRMRGDYLAIVTLGFGEIVRIILNNWMSLTNGPNGVMAKPLTIPMPVFEGGFHIEQLALRSLGDLYYVVFFMAIVVIIAVNRLNFSRIGRAWEAIREDETAAELMGVNTFAFKLMAYAMGAVFGGLAGAFFAARMGFVAPESFTFLESALVLSIVVLGGMGSIPGIILGAFAIIALPEVFREFQMYRMLAFGGAMTFMMLVRPAGLIPAKRMGKRGEEEE, encoded by the coding sequence ATGACACAAGGGTTTAGGAAACAGCTTCTCTACTTTTTGGTGGCCCTGGTCTGGTTGTTTGCCCTGCTATGGCCGTTGTTGGACATCCGGCCCGACGGCACGCTCGGCTTTTGGCGTAGTTTTGCGGCCTGGTCCCCCATCGCCGTGGTGATCACCATCATTTTCGTCCTCTACCAGATCAAACAGGCGGGCTGGCTGAACAAACCCTTTCAGATGCTGGAGTCCGGGCGTGAGGTCGTTGGGTGCCGCTTGAGCCGGGTTCCCACCTGGGTCTGGTTCCTGCTCATCGCCGCCGTATTCTTTTTTATTCCCCAGTTTACGGAGCGCCGGGTACACGACATCCTTATCCAGGTGCTCGTTTACATCTGTCTGGGGCTGGGGCTGAACATCGTCATCGGTCTGTGCGGCTTGCTGGACCTCGGGTTTATCGCGTTTTACGGCGTGGGCGCCTATACCTACGCGCTGCTCTCCCTGCACTACGGGGTATGTTTTTGGCTGGCGCTGCCCGTGGCCGGATTCTTCGCCATGATCGCGGGCTGCATCATCGGGTATCCCACCCTGCGCATGCGCGGGGATTATCTGGCCATTGTCACGTTGGGATTCGGGGAAATCGTGCGGATCATCCTCAACAACTGGATGAGTCTGACCAACGGACCCAATGGTGTCATGGCCAAACCGTTGACCATTCCCATGCCCGTGTTCGAGGGGGGCTTCCATATCGAGCAGCTGGCGCTTCGCAGTCTGGGCGATCTGTATTACGTGGTCTTTTTCATGGCCATTGTGGTTATCATCGCGGTGAACCGTTTGAATTTCTCCCGTATCGGGCGGGCCTGGGAGGCCATTCGCGAGGATGAGACCGCGGCCGAACTCATGGGGGTGAACACCTTTGCCTTCAAGCTGATGGCCTATGCCATGGGCGCGGTATTCGGCGGGCTGGCCGGCGCGTTCTTTGCGGCGCGCATGGGGTTTGTCGCCCCGGAGAGCTTCACCTTTCTTGAGTCGGCATTGGTGCTTTCCATCGTGGTGCTCGGCGGCATGGGATCCATCCCCGGCATTATCCTTGGCGCGTTCGCCATCATCGCACTGCCCGAGGTGTTCCGTGAATTCCAGATGTACCGCATGCTCGCCTTTGGCGGCGCCATGACATTCATGATGCTGGTCCGACCCGCGGGCCTGATTCCGGCCAAGCGCATGGGCAAACGTGGAGAGGAGGAAGAATAG
- a CDS encoding ABC transporter ATP-binding protein, translating to MAGETILELKEVAAHYGRIQALKGISLSVREGEVVSIIGANGAGKSTTLMTICGIVRASQGTVWYQGRDITRINADKLPRMGLCQVPEGRRIFPRLSVAENLDMGAFFRRSKRRIREDTEMVYDYFPRLRERRNQAGGTLSGGEQQMLAIGRALMSRPRLLLLDEPSLGLAPLIVQQIFDIVQTINKEQGVTILLVEQNANLALQASNRGYVLETGDVVMADDAAALLDNPDIRKAYLGE from the coding sequence ATGGCCGGGGAAACCATTCTTGAACTCAAGGAAGTGGCCGCACATTACGGACGGATTCAGGCGCTTAAGGGTATTTCCCTTTCCGTGCGGGAAGGGGAGGTCGTTTCCATTATTGGAGCCAACGGCGCGGGCAAGTCCACCACGCTGATGACCATTTGCGGCATTGTTCGCGCCAGTCAAGGGACCGTCTGGTATCAAGGGCGGGATATCACCAGGATCAACGCGGATAAGTTGCCGCGGATGGGCTTGTGCCAGGTGCCGGAAGGACGGCGCATCTTCCCCCGGCTCAGTGTTGCGGAAAATTTGGATATGGGCGCTTTTTTTCGACGCAGCAAGCGGCGTATCCGCGAGGATACGGAAATGGTCTACGACTATTTCCCCCGTTTGCGTGAGCGGCGCAATCAGGCCGGTGGTACGCTTTCCGGCGGCGAACAGCAGATGTTGGCCATTGGCCGGGCGCTCATGAGCCGCCCACGGCTACTGCTGCTGGACGAACCTTCCCTGGGGCTGGCTCCGCTCATTGTCCAGCAGATTTTCGACATTGTGCAGACCATCAACAAGGAACAAGGCGTGACCATTCTTCTGGTGGAGCAAAACGCCAACCTGGCGCTCCAGGCTTCCAACCGGGGCTATGTGTTGGAGACGGGGGATGTGGTCATGGCTGACGACGCGGCCGCATTGCTCGACAATCCGGACATCCGTA